The Deltaproteobacteria bacterium DNA segment ATTTCGTACTGCGAAGCGTAGCAGGTCGAACCCTGCCGACCAGGCCGACGATGCGAAGCAGGCCAACGATCATTCCCGCGAGATCTGGAGACGCCCCCCGGCGACGCGCTGCAGACAGCCGTGCGCAGCGCTGAGCATCCGGGCCTTTGTCGGCCGCCTCGCGTGGCACCTCGCTTGCTCAGGCGCCGCGGCATGACGCGAACCCCACCCCGACGCCCCGCCCACCCCGCACTCCTCTCCCTCGGTCTCGCGCTCGTCGCCGCCTGCGGTCCCGACGACCTCCTCGAGCGCAAAGCCACGAGCTCCGCCTTCGCGCCCCAAGCGGCGCCCTACTCCCCCGGCAGCGGTCTTCGCACCGGCGTGGTCAGCGGTCGCATCTACGCCGACCTGGCCGACCACGCCACCGAGCGCCTGCGCGACCTGTCGGCCCTTGGCGCGCGCCTCTTGCGCGTGGAGATCGAGCACACCACTCCCTGGCGCGACTACCGCGCCATCCAGCGGGCCGCACGGCACGCGGGGATCGACCTCCTCGCGCTCTTCTCGATCAACAGCCTCTGGCGGGACTGGGCCCTGGGCCGCGCCACGGCCTCGTCGGGCGCCCTCCCCGAGACCGGCGGCTCGCGCCACCCCTACGACCCCCTCGCCCCGAGCCGCGAGGAGTACGTGAACCAGTACCTCCCGCGCGCGATCCAGGCCTTCGACCGCCTGCTCGCCGAGCTACCGGGGCTCGCCTTCGTCGAGCTCTGGAACGAGCCCGAGGGCTTCGGCTTCGCGCCGCTCGCCACCGGCGAGATCACCTGCCGGAAGGTCATCGGGGGCACCTGCGTGCTCTGGCGCAACACCTGTCGCCCGCAGGAGGGCGCCTACCGCTACGCGCTCCTCGTCGCGCGCCTCTACGAGCACGTGCACCAGAAGCGCCTCCGGGGCGAGGCGACCCCGCAGCTCGCGGCCTTCGACTTCTCGCGGCTCGATAACCGTTGCTGGCGCTCGGCCGTCTTCAACGCCGAGCCGATCGGCAACCATCGCGGGAGCTATCGACCGGCGCACGGCCTGGCCGACGGGCTGCCGACGGACATCGTGAGCATCCACGCCTACGGCAACACCGCGAGGGCCCCCTGGGAGCCGGGCTACCAGTTCAAGGCGAGCACCCTCGAAGACGGTCTCGCGGACTTCCTGCGCGCCCGCTTCGCCGACGGACGGCCGGCGATAGGTGACCGCCCGGTCTGGATCACCGAGGTCGGCTACGGCCTGAACACCTTCACGCGCGAGGAGCGCGGAGACCTGCAGGCCCGCGCGCTCCGCCACGCCTTTCAGACCTTCGCGCGCTACCCGTCGGTCACCGCGGCCTTCTGGTACAGCTATCGCGACGACGAGGCGGGGCCGGGGAGCGAGGGTCATCGGTACGGCCTGCGCTACAACTCCGCCCGCGGCTTCGCCCCGCACGAAGAGACGTACCGCGCCTTTCAGGAGGTCTCGGGGATTACTTCCGCGGCAAGGTGATCGTGAAGACCGCGCCACCGTCGGGGCCGGGGGTGTGCTCGATGGTCCCTCCGTGCGCGAGGACGGCCTTCCGGCACATCCACAGGCCGAGGCCCGTCCCCTGCCGCCCCTTGGTGGTCACGAAGCCGTCCCACAAGCGGCGCACCACCTCGGGCGAGATGCCGGGCCCGTTATCGGCGACGCGCACCACGGCGCGACTCTCGTTCGCCTCGACGGAGAGCGAGACGCGCCCCGAGCCCTTCGGGCAGGCCTCGGCGGCGTTCTTGAGCAGGTTCACGAGCACCTGCTGGATCTTCTTCACGTCGAGCGACATCTTCACCGGCGTCGGCGGCAGCTCGAGCGCCACCGCCCGCAGCGCTCGCCCGGCGGGAAAGAGCCGGAGGAGCGTGGCCGCCGACACGACCGTCTCGTTCAGGTCCACGCGCTCCCGTTCGAGCTGCAACGGATCCCCACCCTTGGCGAAGAGGCGCAGCGCGTCGGTGAGCAGCTGGAAGGCGTCGAACCCGCGCTCGAGCAGCTCGAAGTGCGGACCCAGCTCGCGCCCCGCCTGCCAGTCGCCGCGGAGCTCGTCGATCACGGTGAAGACCGTGGCGATGTTCGTCAGCTCGTGCACGAGCCCCGAGGTGAGCTGCCCGATCGCCGCGAGCCGCTCGCGGTGCAGGAGCTGCTCGCTGAGCGCGCGGTTCTCTTTGCAGCGCTCGTAAAGCTCGGTGGCGTTCACGAGCGTGGCGATGACGTCCTGCGCCTGCCACGGCTTCATGATGAAGCGGTGCACCTGGCCGTCGTTGATCGCGGAGACCGCGTCGTCGAAGCTCATGTAGGCCGTGAGCAGGATGCGGGGCAAATCGGGGTTCCGTCGCCGCACCTCCGCCAGGAACTCCGTGCCGCTCATGGGGTCCATGCGCTGGTCGCTGACCACCACGGTGAACTCGTGCTGGCCGAGGAGCTCGAGCCCCTGGACGGCGCTCCCGGCGGTGACCACGTCGGCGTGCCCGCCGAAGGTGGCCTCGAAGACGCGCAGCGTGTCGACCTGATCGTCCACGTAGAGCACGAACGGCCGGCGGCTCTGCGCACCGCTGGCCCAGCTCGTGGAATCGTGCTGTTCGAGAAAGCGCTCGCCCATGGATGACCCGCTGACTGCCTCTATACTACGCCGCCTCCGGAGACACCGCGGCCGTTTTCGGCTAGGCTCGCCGCGTGCTCCCGACGCGTCGCTCCCGGATTCGCCGCATGCTGATCGCCCTGCTGGTCCTCACGCTCACCCTGTCCGGCCTCTTCCTCTGGGCCGCGGGGGGGATCCAGCGCCCGCGCCACTTCGAGGGCGAGATCGTGGATCAGGCGCCGGTCGTGGGCCTCCCCGCCGCACCCGCGACGGAGAAGCTCACCATCATGACCTGGAACATGGCCTACGCGCGAGGCCCGAACCCCGACAACACCAAGAACGACCCCGATCCGAAGGAGGTCGTGGAGCGCCGCCTGAAGGAGATGGGCGCGCTCATCCGGTCCAAGAAGGTGGACGTGCTGCTCCTGCAGGAGGTGGACTTCGACGCCGCCCGCAGCCACCGCATCGATCAGATCGCGAAGCTCGCCGAGGCGAGCGGCCTGCGCTACACCGCGCGCGCGGTGACCTGGCGCGCGAACTACGTCCCCTACCCCTACTGGCCACCGAGCCGGCACTACGGCCGCGTCCTCTCGGGAGGCGCGGTGCTGAGCCGCTACCCGATCCGGGCCAATCTGGTCACGTTGCACCCCAAGCCGAAGCGCCACGCCTGGTACTACAACCTGTTCTACCTCTTCCGCTTCACGCAGCGGGTGCGGCTGGCCGTCGGACAGAAACAGCTCTGGGTCGTAAACAACCACCTGGAGGCCTTCGACAAGGAGAACCGCGCCGAGCAGGCCCAGGCCCTGGTCGGCCTGCTGCACGCCCTGCCGACCGAAGACCCGCTGCTCGTGGTGGGTGGAGACCTGAACACCACCCCCCCCGAGGCGCAGAAGAAGCACGGCTTCCCCGACGAGCCCGAGGACGACTATCGCGAAGACGAGACGCTGCCCATCCTGCGCAAGCTCTCCGCGCTGCGCGAGCTCGTGACCCCCGAGGAGTACCGCGCGAACGAAGGCGCCTTCTTCACCTTCCCGAGCGAGGCGCCCACGCGGCGGCTGGACTATCTCTTCGCCAGCACCCGCGCGGCGGTCCTCAGGCGCGAGTTTCCGGCCACGCGGGACTTCTCCGATCACCGCCCCGTCATCGCCGAGCTGAAGCTCCCGTAGCACCGGACTGTCGGCCGGGCTGCCGGCCACTGGCCCGCGGGCGACCCCTGCCCCCTACCGCGTACGCCGCTACGCACCTACCTCCGCACACTGAGGCGGCCCGACGACACCCGAACTCAACCTGGGTGAGTTGGTGGTCGCGCGGAGAGGCGTCTGATCCGACACAGATCATTGAAATACCTAAGCATTTATGATATGGGACATTTTTGTGTACGGTGCACGGCCGCGTGGCATGTGCCGTGCTATATCGCTCGGCGTCGTGTGCCCGACCAGGGCTGGTCGGACCCTTTTTGATTGATTGACCGGGCGGGCTCGTGGTAGCCAGGCTCGGTTTTGACGCGGAAAGTCGGAGCACCATGGGGAAGCTCAAGACCTCGAAGCCCGGCGTCGAAATCTCGCTCGACCCGCTGCCCCGCAGGAAGGCCCGCGCGAACGGCAATGGCCACGGCCGCACGTCGGGCTCGAACGGGGAGGTGATCTACCACTCGCCCGGTTCCACCGGCGGACGCAAACCGCAGGTCCTCTTCATCTGCGGCTCGCTCAACCAGACGCAGCAAATGCACCAGGTGGGGCAGCAGCTCTCGGACTGCGACTGCTGGTACACGCCCTATTACGCCACCGGCATCATGGAGCTCTGGCGTCGGCTTCACTTCCAGGAGTGGAGCATCGCCGGCTACCGCTGGCGGCGCGTCGCGATGAACTACCTCGTGGGGCACGACCTCCAGCTCGACCTGCACGGACGGCGCGGACCCTACGACCTCGTCGTCACCTGCTCGGACCTCGTCATCCCCGGCAACCTGATGGGCGCGCCGCTCGTCGCCGTGCAGGAGGGGATCCTCGACCCCGAGAACTGGCTCTACCGCGTCTGCTACCGCTTCCGCTGGCTCCCCCGCTGGTTCCCCGGCACCTCGATGACGGGGCTCTCGGGGGTCTACGAGCGCTTCTGCGCCGCGAGCGAGGGCTACAAGGACCACGTCGTGGCCCGCGGCGCCGACCCGAAAAAGGTCGTGGTCACCGGCATCCCGAACTTCGACAACATCGAGCGCTTCCGCGACAACGACTTCCCCTACAAAGGCTTCGTGCTGGTCTGCACCTCCGACACGCGCGAGACCTTCAAGCGGGACGACCGCCGCGGCTTCATCCGGCGCTGCGTGGAGATCGCGAAGGGGCGCCAGCTCATCTTCAAGCTGCACCCGAACGAGCGCTTTCCGCGGGCGGTGCGCGAGATCAACGAGGAGGCCCCCGGC contains these protein-coding regions:
- a CDS encoding hybrid sensor histidine kinase/response regulator, which encodes MGERFLEQHDSTSWASGAQSRRPFVLYVDDQVDTLRVFEATFGGHADVVTAGSAVQGLELLGQHEFTVVVSDQRMDPMSGTEFLAEVRRRNPDLPRILLTAYMSFDDAVSAINDGQVHRFIMKPWQAQDVIATLVNATELYERCKENRALSEQLLHRERLAAIGQLTSGLVHELTNIATVFTVIDELRGDWQAGRELGPHFELLERGFDAFQLLTDALRLFAKGGDPLQLERERVDLNETVVSAATLLRLFPAGRALRAVALELPPTPVKMSLDVKKIQQVLVNLLKNAAEACPKGSGRVSLSVEANESRAVVRVADNGPGISPEVVRRLWDGFVTTKGRQGTGLGLWMCRKAVLAHGGTIEHTPGPDGGAVFTITLPRK
- a CDS encoding endonuclease/exonuclease/phosphatase family protein, translating into MLIALLVLTLTLSGLFLWAAGGIQRPRHFEGEIVDQAPVVGLPAAPATEKLTIMTWNMAYARGPNPDNTKNDPDPKEVVERRLKEMGALIRSKKVDVLLLQEVDFDAARSHRIDQIAKLAEASGLRYTARAVTWRANYVPYPYWPPSRHYGRVLSGGAVLSRYPIRANLVTLHPKPKRHAWYYNLFYLFRFTQRVRLAVGQKQLWVVNNHLEAFDKENRAEQAQALVGLLHALPTEDPLLVVGGDLNTTPPEAQKKHGFPDEPEDDYREDETLPILRKLSALRELVTPEEYRANEGAFFTFPSEAPTRRLDYLFASTRAAVLRREFPATRDFSDHRPVIAELKLP